The following is a genomic window from Chanos chanos chromosome 1, fChaCha1.1, whole genome shotgun sequence.
tttgaaagtATCTGAACCCTTTATCCAGTACAAACTTTTGGGTATTATGGATATTGATTCCTTTCGCACTTATCAAAAACAGcaacacgtcacacacacacacacacacacacacacacacacacaaaacatttatagCCTCAAATTACTCAGCAGTCAATAGCTAGTCAAAGATGGCATGAAAAAATTCAACACCTTTACAAACTctgtaggtgtttttttttttttgtctcattcacTCAAATGCAACTTcacttgtctctttctctctttctctctctctctgctgagagagagagagagagacagagagggacgtTGTTGGAGGTTACTCATAGAGGGCCTGGAGAAGCCATTAGCGGAGCAGCAAGTGGTCAAACAGCCAATTGACAGTCCAGCTAAATTCCTTCTATAGAGACACCCCTCAGCGCCTccgtttctgtctttttctttctgccaTTTCTCATCGTAACAACGCAGGAACGATTTACACTCCTTTATCCTTCCTTCGCTGTCACGCTCCCGAGAAAAGAGACTTCCAGGGTGGAAAGAGAGGAACGATGCGGAAGGGGGCTTGTGATGACGGGGTACAGGATAAGTGGTAGTTGGTTGGAGAAAAGGAAATTGAGATGTGTCCTTGgagaaacacaataaaagcaTCCTGTAATTTTCCCGGACTCCCCACTTCGCTCGTTATCAAATCGTCCATGCTTGGTCGGTTGTGTGTACAAGCCGCTCCTTTCAGATATTTCCTCCTACCCCCCCTCCAGTCTTCGGCACAATGAAGCTATTGATGTCTGTCACTTTGTTCCAGAACTTACCGCTATACAGTATGAGGGCACATTTACTCTAAATAAAGCCATCAGCGGCTTGAAAAGATATTACACAATTCGCAATCCAAACTTTTCTGCTTTCTCAGTGCTCTTAAGTCGCGCAACACTAATTGCGTTCTTAAGGCTTCAACAAGTTGAaaaccatttgtttgtttgtttgtttgtttgtttgtttgtttgtttgttgtcgtAGTCGTCATCGTTTCTgttagtttctctctttttttgctctcaTGAAACGACAGAAGAGTTCCAACTGCATAATGATGTCGTGAAAGTACATTTGATATGGTCGTGCGATAGGCTACGTAATTGCGTTTGCGAAATAAGTGAAAAAACTGCTTGGCGTCCCGGCCTGGCCCAGCCAGGGCTGTAGATGCGTCTGTAGTTCAAGCAGGGATCCAGAGGGCATACAAACAGCCAGTGCAAATTTAATAAAGATGGGACATGCCAGCACGCTTAAGTCACAAAGTGCTACAATAGAATTAAAACGCTGTGAGTGCAGAGAGGAAATTGATATGAGGTAAGGTAATGGTATGACCGCCGTATGAGGATAGCACGCAGATATGAGACCTGTACAAGCTAAAAGTTTAATCATCTGAGTGCTTTGACCATAGCCCAAATCTACACCTGAGAAACTAATTTGGTGCGCGCGCTCTGTGTttttacgtgtgtgtatgtgtctgtgtgtgcgcatgtatgtgtgtgtgtgtgtgtgtgtgtgtgtgtgtgtgtgcgcccacACCTTACAGGGAAAGACCAAAGCTGAAGAGCTTTGATGCCTATCTGCGCTGCGGCCCGGAAATGAGCAGCGTATTAAAATCCTACATGACACACGAGCCCAAAGCTGAGAACACTCTTgctgtaaaaacaaaagcacaaatccgccacacacacacgcacacacacacacacactttgcgcTGCTCCAACTCCAGACAGGAAATTAAATGCCTTTTAAAATTACCCATAAACCAGGGAGGtttcaaaatgagaaaataatcaGTGATTATTCACAAGGGGGTTTGAAAAGGGCCGTGGAAGAACTGAGCTAATTCCCCCCAAACCacctctcgccccccccccctttactcacattcattcacacaatAAACTGTGATAGTATGCCCGCTTTTCCACGACaaatacatagatagatagatagatagatagatagatagatagatagatagatagatagatagatagatagacatatgAGCAGAAATGAAGTGATAATCAGCTTTCTGTGTTCATACTGATTCGTATTTACTCATCAAATACCATGCTCATATTAAAACCATTAGCCAATCAGAGTTGATTACAATTTGAGTAGCTCTACAGCTGGTGCGTTGATGAAGCGCCCCGGAGCTCAGAATCACTCATACGAATTAATACATTCgcatttaaagacaaaacaactgGCCAAAATGATTTTTGTGCATCCTATATCACAACAGCTGgtcaaactgaaatgttttccaCAAACGGAAAATACTCGCTTCCTGATTTGTGTATTTCATCTGTTCGCTCTTTTTTAATAGCACGTGCGTTTCTCACCCAGCACACCATTGCCACCTCGTGGACAACATGATTTCATACTGACGAAACGTTCAGCTTTTCATAACCATAATGAGAAATACGACACCAGCTGTCTCTGAAGATCACTTAACAGAATAGTTCCCTTATGAAAAAACAGTAAGAGGGCTTTGAATACCCAGTTTAATTTAGCGATGGCTAACGGGGTCTACCTTTCCATATGCAGTTTAATAATGATCAGACAGCCTCAGGCCTaaggttattattttttattgtttgttaagcGTGCATTGTCGAAGCTCTCTTGCCACAGAGATAATTACAATGCCTTCCATTTGCTGGATATAATTAACTCAGTCCTGAAGATGTCTGTGAAGGGGAAAACGCAGTTTACTGTGTGGACTTTGACATTTCTCACGATCTGGagtcaattcaattcagttcagattaattcaattcagttcaattcagttcatttcaatgCTTGTCCCCCTTCCCATCAGATTTAGATTAAACAATTTCTCGTTTTGCTTGTGTGTTCCACTCAGAGATGAGACTACTGACCTGGTACACATGGCTGTGACTAGATGCCTGGGCAGGCAAACTGGCAGTCTGCCCTTGGACAAAACACAGATTAGCATTGGCACGACTTCCAATACTGACACCCACACCATTCTACCACAATATGCTGTAACCTCATGtttcctttctgtttgtctgtttgtttggtgtgtgtgtgtgtgtgtgtgtgtattacacagataaaagaaaacattcatcaCTGAGCCTTTCTGAACCATTTCTGTCTGGTGGACCCCCTGTTATATTATCAAGTCAATGATGTGTCAGAACTTTCCAGAGCCTTGCTCAGTTTCACGCCCAAGCCCTGCATTGAAAGGTATGTTTAGTAAATATAAACCCCATGTGGAACTATCCCCCCTCATTCATGTTACAAATATCACAGGcagtgcaaacaaacaaacaaataaacaaacaaaaacaaaacgctCTAGTTGTGTCAAGCACATTTTTATTCCTTATTGAATTTAAATGTAAGGAAAACCACCGCAGGAAGATCTACAGAAAAAATAACCTTCTTTGCTTTTCgcaacaataaaaagaaaaccgTTTTCTGTTTTAGCGACATGTAAGGTATGGCTCTACGCGCAGGTAGTGTGGCACGTGAGTTGAGTAAGCGGTGGCAGGTGGACGAGGGACAAAGAGCAGGTTATAACTGGGCAACACCTCATACCTCAGTGTTTCACCCTGATCCATATTTAGAGCCATGTGCATGTCACAGAGGGAACGAGTGCCACTGCGCTTCAGGCGGCGTTAGCCCACGAGGTCGGTATTCAGTGTCAGTTTCCGTCCAGAGAGTTAAATATAGACGAGGCCGCACGAGCGCACATACGCGAACTCCCCAACACGCAAACACGCGTGCACGCATACAATCTCGAAAATACACAatcctgcaaacacacacacacacacacacacacacacacacacaacgagtGAGTTTGAAAGCATAAACACGACGACAGAGAGGAGCTTTCTGCGGCTTGTCGTCGTTCTGTCACCTGCTGTGTAATCCCGGGTCTTAAAGTTTTGGCGCACCTGCTCCTCGCTTGGAGAGGGTGAGTCACTGTGAGAGTTTATTATCGGTTTTACTTGCAGGTGTTTTTGTATTCcgtttttgggttgttttttgttgttgttgttgttgttgttcagtaaGTGTCACACTGATGTTTATGACGTGACAACAAATGCACAAGAGAAGATTTAGGAACATTGTTAAAATCATCTGATTTTCAGTTAGTTCGGTCTCTGAGCTTACTCAGCTGAAAACTTCAGTGACCTGTCCCAGcattcttaaaataaaacacgtTTCATCTGAATGGAATTCTCCATACCATGCAAGTGGAGTACTCCTACAAACAGACTTCTCCTGACTCCCAAGTCACTCACTTGATGTGGTTTCTGGGTTATTTgtaggagacagagggaagggaaACAGAGTAAAGGACTTAAGCTGACTGACAGTATGTCTGAAGACTGTTTGGGAGGGAACGCCATCCTATCTGTCAAGCATCTGAGAATAACAAATCTCCACTGAACTCTTGTGGACTCCTATGCTGTAGCGATGGGTTTGTCAGATTCTCCTGGTCCCGTGATTGGGCATGGATTGAACAGCCCCGACCTGCTCGTGCGAGAGGCCTACCGCATGGCCTATGACTACATCGATTACGTCACGGCCAAACCCGGGACACCCCTCGCTCCGCCTCCCAGCCCCGCGGCCGCCGCGCTCCGGCACGCCGGAGACGAGCTCCTAACCCGGTTTCCGATTTTTTTCCGCCGCTGGCCGCGCGTCTTCCACGACGTGACGGAAGAGTCGGCCTGCCCTACTCTCACGGCCATCCTGGACGAACATTTTGCTCCAACCACCCCCAGGGGGCGCAGGAGGGACCTGGCATGGAGCGCCGTGCTGTCCATATTTGTGTTGGCTGGGCAGATGGCGCTACACTGCCAGAAAAGGGGGATGCACGCCGTTCTGCCCCAGCTACAGGAGTGCGTGGGTGGGTACGTGGAGAGGGTCATCTGCCCGGAAATTCGGGACAAAGGAGGTTGGGTGAGTGTCTTTGGTTAAATGATGGGTTACGGTTCCTTAGCACACTTCTGTTCTTAAATATTCGTCCGCAGCATCGTTTTTCTAAGGTCagagttggttttttttcttctttttttatcagataCTTTAAGACAGTCATGATCAGACTGCGAATTGTACAATGACAATCGTATAATTCGCTATATAGCACATATATAGCTATatgacccatatatatatatatatatatatataaatgtttcaacccCCGCCacccgaactgttgtttttttacctcctTTAGGGgagtccaagtcttaattaggggggtcagaccccccccaGTCCCCCACGTaattatagatagatagatagatagatagatatggatatagatacacacacacatatatatatatatgtttttatattttttttggcccttgatattttttttttatttttatgctcTCTGAAACGCCTtatttgggcattaatatcttgaaacGTATTATTCCTAGtttcaccaaactttgtagggtggaagacaaacatgttcccagtatgactgaaccattaaaagtttgAACTGCATGCCTATGGATTTTTTTATAATGCCCTATATTTGGAGAAAAGTGCAAAGTTCCTAGATGAGGCGTTTTTGAggctataaaaataaaataatgtcaagggctgaaaataaaatgaaacaccaACCTTCTCTGTTTTGACACGGAATgacccatatatatatgtgtgtgtgtgtgtgtgtgtgtattgtgtgtatatgtgtgtgtataatgaaaTAATGTGAAACTATCCAGTGAAATgttatttcataacataacaTTTTTCCCTTTCAAATCAATGGTTATGTGTCTACATTAGTGTTATACTGACAGACCGAAACAGTTTCAAAATGTTTCGCCACAATGTATCAGTGTATCGTAAAACCTCTTTGTCGTCACAATGTATCGGTCTATCTCTAAAcccgtgcgtctgtgtgtctcaaTTTCAGTCTGGTTTTATTTCCCGTTTTGGGGAGAAGCAGAATTTGGAGAGTCAAGTGAAAAAGGCCTGTTGTTGGACTTTGGTACTATTGACAATTGGTATCCTCTCGTACTTCTTGTGGAAACGAACCGTAAGTTAAACAACAGCGCCATCTTCTGGCATAAAGACGATATATTCTggtaagaaaaataaaaagatttcaTAAAGTCTTTCATCAAACAATTATGCTTAATGTTTGTCAagcaaaataacaaataaatgcataattcactttttaaat
Proteins encoded in this region:
- the bcl2l16 gene encoding BCL2 like 16; the encoded protein is MGLSDSPGPVIGHGLNSPDLLVREAYRMAYDYIDYVTAKPGTPLAPPPSPAAAALRHAGDELLTRFPIFFRRWPRVFHDVTEESACPTLTAILDEHFAPTTPRGRRRDLAWSAVLSIFVLAGQMALHCQKRGMHAVLPQLQECVGGYVERVICPEIRDKGGWSGFISRFGEKQNLESQVKKACCWTLVLLTIGILSYFLWKRTVS